The region ACGAAACGCAGTTAGTAGCCGTTACCAATAAGGGTTGTACCGATACCGCCAAGGCTATCATAAAAATACTTGAGCAATATACGTTCTATGCTCCTACTGCCTTTAGTCCCGATGGCGACCGCAACAATGACTTTTTCTATGTGGTAGCTCATGGTATTAAAGAAGAAGGCTTTTATTTAGAGGTTTACGATCGTTGGGGCGAGGTAATTTGGAGCACTAAGACCTATAGCAAGCTCGATGAGCGTAGCGAAAAATGGGACGGACGTGCTAAAAACCATGAAATTGTGCCAATCGGCACCTATACATGGAGGGCTGTGTTTAGAGATAGTTTTGATAAGTTGCACGAAGAAGTTGGAGCAGTTTCTGTAATTCGATAATTTTTTTGATTAAAACGATTTAGTTCGTATCTTTGACAAAAATTTTTTTGTTATGATACGAACTTTTGCTTTTTTATATTTGGTTGTTATTCCATTTTTTGTATTTGCCAAGTATGTAGAATCAGATAGAGCTCTTAAAGTAGCTAAACAATTTTATCAAAAACAATACTATCGTTTTAACTATGAAATTAAAAACATCTCGATAAAAGATGTTCATAGTTATTTTATAAATAATCGTTTAGCATGCTATATTATTAGAATAAACCCCAATGGATTTGTTATTACCAGTGCAGATGATAACGCTTTTCCAATTATTGGATATTCTTTTAATGAAGATATTATACCTCAGCAATTACCGGAGTCTATGAAAAATTATTTAGATTTGGCATCTGAACAAATTCTAAAAGCTAGAGAATTAAAAAAAAGTTATTATAACGATATCTGGCTTAAAATTGAAAATGAACCTCTAACCAAAACAACGTTATCAAGTAATGCAATAAGTCCTTTTTTGAATTTATACTGGGATCAAGGAGTACCTTATAATAACTACTGTCCACCAAGTAGTCATGGTCCTGGTGGTCACTGCGTCACGGGTTGTGTTGCCACAGCTATGGCAATGACGATGAAATATTACAATTATCCTGAACATGGGAAAGGTGAAAAAACTTTTATCTGGTCAGATATTGACACCATTGATTACGAAAACACCTATTATCGATGGTCTGAAATGACGTCTTATGCCAATAGTCAGAGTGGCGATGCTATAGCTGAATTGATGTATCATTGTGGTGTAGCCGTTAATATGAACTATGGACCCGATGGATCTTCAAGTTACACAGAATGGGTTCCAGATGCTATGAAAGATTACTTTAGATATCATCCTTCTATCCGTTTTAAAGATAGATCTAAGTTTACCGATTATGACTGGGATATTCT is a window of Bacteroidales bacterium DNA encoding:
- a CDS encoding gliding motility-associated C-terminal domain-containing protein — translated: ETQLVAVTNKGCTDTAKAIIKILEQYTFYAPTAFSPDGDRNNDFFYVVAHGIKEEGFYLEVYDRWGEVIWSTKTYSKLDERSEKWDGRAKNHEIVPIGTYTWRAVFRDSFDKLHEEVGAVSVIR
- a CDS encoding C10 family peptidase produces the protein MIRTFAFLYLVVIPFFVFAKYVESDRALKVAKQFYQKQYYRFNYEIKNISIKDVHSYFINNRLACYIIRINPNGFVITSADDNAFPIIGYSFNEDIIPQQLPESMKNYLDLASEQILKARELKKSYYNDIWLKIENEPLTKTTLSSNAISPFLNLYWDQGVPYNNYCPPSSHGPGGHCVTGCVATAMAMTMKYYNYPEHGKGEKTFIWSDIDTIDYENTYYRWSEMTSYANSQSGDAIAELMYHCGVAVNMNYGPDGSSSYTEWVPDAMKDYFRYHPSIRFKDRSKFTDYDWDILIRDQLNLKRPVIYSGSGTGGHAFVCDGYQDTCFYHFNWGWSGYANGYYYYNDLTPGSNDFSYGQGAVINIMPYFADYCNQDNILIDTTRTLEDGSGLSYYWNNTHCSWLIKPRGASQIKLNFTNFNTETNYDVLSIYDGETDQAPLIGSFSGNQLPSEILSTGNALFLTFNTNDTIQGQGWELYYTSIFVGIEPINLENQFQLFPNPVNNYLTITSKSNENYTIHIYNVLGEKVYSQTTKNDLLINTASLNNGLYLIEISQQYQKIRKKFIVKH